In the Kitasatospora terrestris genome, one interval contains:
- a CDS encoding enhanced serine sensitivity protein SseB — MGEAPQGGAWPANELEQVLTAALGDPGATPRVVEVLGRSQVWIPLPAGADPQGESLDLPTIELAGAPYVPVFSSQEVFLQHAPGMAFAVAPMWEFARGLPLGIGIAVNPEAPVGIPVPPEGVGELRRGPQGDRWAAEGVQEGARVALKEPEPHQEPFAFLAAVTTELTAIPGVLTARRALARVEGEPTLLYVGVQLDPALPADPAEVNQALGRALGTAAPAWRVNLVLLDLVADPVVEWLLTRVQPFYVRQ, encoded by the coding sequence GTGGGTGAGGCTCCGCAGGGCGGCGCGTGGCCGGCCAACGAGCTGGAGCAGGTGCTCACCGCGGCGCTCGGCGATCCGGGGGCGACGCCCCGGGTGGTCGAGGTGCTGGGCCGCAGCCAGGTGTGGATCCCGCTGCCGGCGGGCGCGGACCCGCAGGGCGAGTCGCTGGACCTGCCGACCATCGAGCTGGCCGGTGCGCCGTACGTCCCGGTGTTCTCCTCGCAGGAGGTGTTCCTGCAGCACGCGCCCGGCATGGCCTTCGCGGTCGCCCCGATGTGGGAGTTCGCCCGCGGCCTGCCGCTGGGCATCGGCATCGCGGTCAACCCGGAGGCCCCGGTGGGCATCCCGGTGCCGCCGGAGGGCGTGGGCGAGCTGCGCCGCGGCCCGCAGGGCGACCGCTGGGCGGCCGAGGGGGTCCAGGAGGGGGCCCGGGTGGCGCTCAAGGAGCCCGAGCCGCACCAGGAGCCGTTCGCCTTCCTGGCCGCCGTGACCACCGAACTCACCGCGATCCCGGGCGTGCTGACGGCGCGTCGGGCGCTGGCCCGGGTGGAGGGCGAGCCGACCCTGCTGTACGTCGGCGTCCAGCTGGACCCGGCGCTGCCGGCCGACCCCGCGGAGGTCAACCAGGCGCTCGGCCGGGCGCTGGGAACCGCCGCCCCGGCCTGGCGCGTCAACCTGGTGCTGTTGGACCTGGTCGCCGACCCGGTGGTCGAGTGGCTGCTGACCCGGGTGCAGCCGTTCTACGTCCGGCAATGA
- a CDS encoding enhanced serine sensitivity protein SseB C-terminal domain-containing protein codes for MTGAAGDPGAIERALREVAPERWAAYETLLRALAEGRVWMLLWHGTPGSPDAQYGNMEIGGMGYAPCVTSPEQLAASGWSRGHEVISGLEIANALYRTRWGLWLDPHRPGGGVGIPWADLRRVAVGLDRLPAGPLRISEPQLPAPAFYAVLQQQAGEVRPLRSLRVAWVQPALGEPYLAVGLDLYDTSPPSIEAARALVLRAAAQAPDVPAVSTVMLADEFDPVAMWMWAHGRPVFDRGAQYGGAPGQAGHPQSHAGFGYSAPPQQAPAPGWPQQPWPGYPGR; via the coding sequence GTGACGGGAGCAGCCGGCGACCCGGGCGCGATCGAGCGCGCCCTCAGAGAGGTCGCACCGGAGCGCTGGGCGGCGTACGAGACGCTGCTGCGGGCGCTCGCCGAGGGCAGGGTCTGGATGCTGCTCTGGCACGGCACGCCCGGCAGCCCGGACGCCCAGTACGGGAACATGGAGATCGGCGGGATGGGGTACGCCCCGTGCGTCACCTCGCCCGAGCAGTTGGCGGCCAGCGGCTGGTCCCGCGGCCACGAGGTGATCTCCGGCCTGGAGATCGCCAACGCGCTGTACCGCACCCGCTGGGGCCTGTGGCTGGACCCGCACCGCCCGGGCGGCGGCGTCGGCATCCCCTGGGCGGACCTGCGCCGGGTCGCGGTCGGCCTGGACCGGCTGCCGGCCGGCCCGCTGCGGATCTCCGAGCCCCAGCTGCCGGCCCCGGCGTTCTACGCGGTGCTGCAGCAGCAGGCCGGCGAGGTCCGCCCGCTGCGCTCGCTGCGGGTGGCCTGGGTGCAGCCGGCCCTGGGCGAGCCCTACCTGGCGGTCGGGCTGGACCTGTACGACACCTCGCCGCCGTCGATCGAGGCCGCCCGGGCCCTGGTGCTGCGCGCGGCCGCGCAGGCGCCGGACGTGCCGGCGGTGTCGACCGTGATGCTGGCGGACGAGTTCGACCCGGTCGCGATGTGGATGTGGGCCCACGGGCGCCCGGTGTTCGACCGGGGCGCGCAGTACGGCGGCGCGCCGGGCCAGGCCGGGCACCCGCAGTCGCACGCCGGTTTCGGTTACTCAGCGCCACCGCAGCAGGCGCCCGCGCCGGGCTGGCCGCAGCAGCCGTGGCCGGGTTATCCGGGCCGCTGA
- a CDS encoding ABC transporter permease, which translates to MTTPTETIGAEAEPVAAAAKQIEGRSLGRIAWTRFKRDKAALAGGVVVILLVLLAVLAKPIEAVFGLDPNKFNQDLLDANLGGIPAGDFGGMSWSHPLGIDVQYGRDIMTRIIEGSWVSLLVAFCATVLSNVIGTALGIIAGYYGGRVDTVISRLMDMFLAFPLLLFAIAISASLKDGAFGLHGTPLHIAVLIFVIGFFNWPYIGRIVRGQTLSLREREFVFAARSLGARTPFILFRELLPNLVGPILVYSTLLIPTNILFEAGLSFLGVGVEPPQASWGGMLADAIVYYQVDPQFMLVPGLAIFVTVLAFNLLGDGLRDALDPKNN; encoded by the coding sequence ATGACCACACCCACCGAGACCATCGGCGCCGAAGCCGAGCCGGTCGCCGCCGCGGCCAAGCAGATCGAGGGCCGCTCGCTCGGCCGGATCGCCTGGACCCGCTTCAAGCGTGACAAGGCCGCCCTCGCCGGCGGCGTGGTGGTGATCCTGCTGGTGCTGCTCGCGGTGCTGGCCAAGCCGATCGAGGCCGTCTTCGGGCTCGACCCGAACAAGTTCAACCAGGACCTGCTGGACGCCAACCTGGGCGGCATCCCGGCCGGCGACTTCGGCGGGATGAGCTGGAGCCACCCGCTCGGCATCGACGTCCAGTACGGACGCGACATCATGACCCGCATCATCGAGGGCTCCTGGGTGTCGCTGCTGGTCGCCTTCTGCGCCACCGTGCTCTCCAACGTGATCGGCACCGCGCTCGGCATCATCGCCGGCTACTACGGCGGCCGGGTCGACACCGTGATCAGCCGGCTGATGGACATGTTCCTGGCCTTCCCGCTGCTGCTCTTCGCGATCGCCATCTCGGCCTCGCTCAAGGACGGCGCCTTCGGCCTGCACGGCACGCCGCTGCACATCGCGGTGCTGATCTTCGTGATCGGCTTCTTCAACTGGCCGTACATCGGCCGGATCGTCCGCGGCCAGACCCTCTCGCTGCGCGAGCGCGAGTTCGTCTTCGCGGCCCGCAGCCTGGGCGCCCGGACGCCGTTCATCCTGTTCCGGGAGCTGCTCCCGAACCTGGTCGGCCCGATCCTGGTCTACTCGACCCTGCTGATCCCGACCAACATCCTCTTCGAGGCCGGCCTGAGCTTCCTCGGCGTCGGCGTCGAGCCGCCGCAGGCCTCATGGGGCGGCATGCTCGCGGACGCGATCGTGTACTACCAGGTGGACCCGCAGTTCATGCTCGTCCCCGGCCTGGCGATCTTCGTCACGGTGCTCGCCTTCAACCTGCTGGGCGACGGGCTGCGAGACGCCCTCGACCCCAAGAACAACTGA
- a CDS encoding ABC transporter substrate-binding protein produces MRRSRTTALTALAAATALALTGCSSSKGGSGDSGGTKASGANAATKAVVNVSDKKGGTVVYEHSDVPDSFDPGNTYYAYMYNFSRLYGRPLTTFQPAAGEEGNKLVPDLAESLGKVSADGLTWTYKLRAGLKYDDGSAITSKDVKYAVERSNFAPDVLSNGPTYFHDLLVDNPEPYQGPYKDKTGDLKSIETPDDTTIVFHLKQPFADFDYLVSAPQTVPVPQAKDTGADYVKHIVSSGSYKFESYEDGKEVVLVQNTNWDAKTDPIRKQLADKIQVKLKIAQATIDQDLLAGNAQVDLAGKGVDPQTQAKILLDPKLKESTDNAYGGRLVYTAINTKVAPFDNIECRKAVQYAIDKVSVQTAIGGPIRGDIASTVLPPDIPGHQDFNLYETAGNKGDEAKAKEALKACGKPEGFKTNIMARQDRSTEVASATAIQAALKKVGIEVEIQQFPQGKYFSDFAGVPAYTQEHNTGLIMMQWGADWPTGYGFLQQVVDGDAIKKSGNTNLSQLNDPAINKLLDDAITNPDRAAREKIYGDIDKKTMEAAVIVPLTYYKVFLYRPAGASNLGSTPAFSGQYDYLNIGLTK; encoded by the coding sequence ATGCGCAGGTCCCGTACCACCGCGCTGACCGCGCTCGCCGCGGCCACCGCCCTGGCCCTCACCGGCTGCTCGAGCAGCAAGGGCGGCAGCGGCGACTCCGGCGGCACCAAGGCCTCCGGTGCCAACGCGGCCACCAAGGCGGTCGTGAACGTCTCGGACAAGAAGGGCGGCACGGTTGTCTACGAGCACTCCGACGTGCCGGACTCCTTCGACCCGGGCAACACGTACTACGCGTACATGTACAACTTCTCGCGCCTGTACGGCCGCCCGCTGACCACCTTCCAGCCGGCCGCCGGCGAGGAGGGCAACAAGCTCGTCCCGGACCTGGCCGAGTCGCTGGGCAAGGTCAGCGCCGACGGTCTGACCTGGACCTACAAGCTGCGGGCGGGCCTGAAGTACGACGACGGCTCCGCGATCACCTCCAAGGACGTCAAGTACGCGGTCGAGCGCTCCAACTTCGCGCCGGACGTGCTGTCCAACGGCCCGACCTACTTCCACGACCTCCTGGTGGACAACCCGGAGCCGTACCAGGGCCCGTACAAGGACAAGACCGGCGACCTGAAGTCGATCGAGACCCCGGACGACACCACCATCGTCTTCCACCTGAAGCAGCCGTTCGCGGACTTCGACTACCTGGTCTCCGCCCCGCAGACCGTGCCGGTCCCGCAGGCCAAGGACACCGGTGCGGACTACGTGAAGCACATCGTGTCCTCCGGCAGCTACAAGTTCGAGAGCTACGAGGACGGCAAGGAGGTCGTGCTCGTCCAGAACACCAACTGGGACGCCAAGACCGACCCGATCCGCAAGCAGCTCGCCGACAAGATCCAGGTCAAGCTGAAGATCGCGCAGGCGACCATCGACCAGGACCTGCTGGCCGGCAACGCCCAGGTCGACCTGGCCGGCAAGGGCGTCGACCCGCAGACCCAGGCCAAGATCCTGCTCGACCCGAAGCTCAAGGAGTCGACCGACAACGCCTACGGCGGCCGTCTGGTCTACACCGCGATCAACACCAAGGTCGCGCCGTTCGACAACATCGAGTGCCGCAAGGCCGTCCAGTACGCGATCGACAAGGTCTCGGTGCAGACCGCGATCGGCGGCCCGATCCGCGGTGACATCGCCTCCACCGTGCTGCCCCCGGACATCCCGGGCCACCAGGACTTCAACCTCTACGAGACCGCCGGCAACAAGGGCGACGAGGCCAAGGCCAAGGAGGCCCTGAAGGCCTGCGGCAAGCCGGAGGGCTTCAAGACCAACATCATGGCCCGCCAGGACCGCTCGACCGAGGTCGCCTCGGCCACCGCGATCCAGGCGGCCCTGAAGAAGGTCGGCATCGAGGTCGAGATCCAGCAGTTCCCGCAGGGCAAGTACTTCTCGGACTTCGCCGGTGTCCCGGCGTACACCCAGGAGCACAACACCGGTCTGATCATGATGCAGTGGGGCGCCGACTGGCCGACCGGCTACGGCTTCCTGCAGCAGGTCGTCGACGGTGACGCCATCAAGAAGTCCGGCAACACCAACCTCTCGCAGCTGAACGACCCCGCGATCAACAAGCTGCTGGACGACGCGATCACCAACCCGGACCGGGCCGCCCGCGAGAAGATCTACGGCGACATCGACAAGAAGACCATGGAGGCCGCGGTCATCGTCCCGCTGACCTACTACAAGGTCTTCCTCTACCGCCCGGCCGGCGCCAGCAACCTGGGCTCCACCCCCGCCTTCTCGGGTCAGTACGACTACCTGAACATCGGTCTCACCAAGTAA
- a CDS encoding ABC transporter permease, with product MLAYIIRRIAAAVLLLLVVSAITFAIFFVLPALAGETTDQLAAQYVGKNPSAEAIAAVKQNLGFDQPLYVQYGRFLKGLVSGAEYQFGPDPVTCNVPCFGYSFKNHVEVWPEISSRIPVTFSLAIGAAFIWLLSGVATGVVSALRPRSFFDRASMGIALAGVSAPIFFTGLLVQWLFHYKWVVFDNIEYVEFTEDPFAWAGHLMLAWISLAFLYSALYARLTRAGMLETMSEDYIRTARAKGLDEKKVVVRHGLRAALTPIITIFGMDLGLLLGGALITEQVFSLKGIGAYAVQAIGENDLPKVLGVTLVAAFFIVICNLLVDLLYAAVDPRVRLS from the coding sequence ATGCTCGCCTACATCATCCGAAGGATCGCCGCAGCCGTCCTGCTGCTGCTGGTGGTCAGCGCGATCACCTTCGCGATCTTCTTCGTGCTCCCGGCCCTGGCCGGTGAGACCACCGACCAGCTGGCCGCCCAGTACGTCGGCAAGAACCCGAGCGCCGAGGCGATCGCCGCAGTCAAGCAGAACCTCGGCTTCGACCAGCCGCTCTACGTCCAGTACGGGCGTTTCCTCAAGGGCCTGGTCAGCGGCGCCGAGTACCAGTTCGGCCCGGACCCGGTCACCTGCAACGTCCCCTGCTTCGGGTACTCGTTCAAGAACCACGTCGAGGTCTGGCCCGAGATCTCCTCCCGGATCCCGGTGACCTTCTCGCTGGCCATCGGCGCGGCCTTCATCTGGCTGCTCTCCGGTGTCGCCACCGGTGTGGTCTCGGCCCTGCGGCCGCGCTCGTTCTTCGACCGCGCCTCGATGGGCATCGCCCTGGCCGGCGTCTCCGCCCCGATCTTCTTCACCGGCCTGCTGGTGCAGTGGCTGTTCCACTACAAGTGGGTGGTCTTCGACAACATCGAGTACGTCGAGTTCACCGAGGACCCGTTCGCCTGGGCCGGCCACCTGATGCTCGCCTGGATCTCGCTGGCCTTCCTGTACTCCGCGCTCTACGCCCGGCTCACCCGCGCCGGAATGCTGGAGACGATGAGCGAGGACTACATCCGCACCGCCCGGGCCAAGGGCCTGGACGAGAAGAAGGTCGTGGTCCGGCACGGTCTGCGCGCCGCGCTGACCCCGATCATCACCATCTTCGGCATGGACCTCGGCCTGCTGCTCGGCGGCGCCCTGATCACCGAGCAGGTCTTCTCGCTCAAGGGCATCGGCGCCTACGCCGTCCAGGCCATCGGCGAGAACGACCTCCCCAAGGTCCTCGGCGTCACCCTGGTCGCCGCCTTCTTCATCGTCATCTGCAACCTCCTGGTTGACCTCCTGTACGCCGCTGTCGACCCCCGCGTGAGGCTGTCATGA